The genomic window CTAGATGAATTAGGTTATGTGTCATTTGATCAAATAGGAAGCGAGATTCTCTTTAATCTTCTCTCGAATCGAACGACTGCCGGCTCGATGATCATCACGACGAACCTGTCCTTCGATCGCTGGGAAGAAACCTTTAAAGATCCAATGCTTACAGCAGCAATGGTGGACCGTTTGGCCCATCGGGCTCATGTGTTGGATCTCAGTGGTCCATCTTTTCGTGTAGAAGATACAAAGAAATGGCTAAACTAATTTTTGGCCCCTTTTTGAATCATCCAGTGGCCCCTTTTTCAGTTGCGTTTAACATAGGTCTCTATATTTATGCCGGAGAAGACATGCCGGAAGATATCTCTATGTTGGACTTAGCAAGCGAAAGAAGTAAAAAAATTTTTCATGGTGCATTGGAAAAGCTTGCATCTAAGTACGAGAAAACAGCTGATGAAGCGCTGACTCTCTTAACTGAGACCGCTAAAATTACTGCTGATGATTTTAAATGGACCAAGGGAGACTTGGGAACGTTAAAGCGTGGTATGAATTGGCTTGAAGAGCAGTACAAGAATCCAGTTGATGAACAATGAAACTATTCGGAAAAGTAACCAAAATATCAGGGAAAGAAATTACTCTTTCCCTTGATGATGAATCGGATATCAGAAGGTTGCAGACTCTTTCTGACGGCGCTCAACCATTAATCGAAGTAAATGTACACGATCAACGTGAAATACGCGCAGACCAAAGAAAAATGGCTTATGCAATCTTTGAAGATATAGCAATTTTCACAGGCTCGCCTCCGGACATTATAAAGGGTTACATGAAAAACGGATTCGAGAGTACAACGGGAATTGAGTTTTCTTTAGCAGATACGACCGTTGAGGTCGCAACAGCATTTCTAAGCTATTTAATTTCATTTATGTTTGAACATCGAATACCGTTCAGAAAAGGCTTTGAGCCGTTGCCTGAGAATACGAGCTTTTATCTGTATAGCTGCATCAGAAAGCGAGTGTGTGCAGTTTG from Enterococcus sp. 9E7_DIV0242 includes these protein-coding regions:
- a CDS encoding putative HNHc nuclease encodes the protein MKLFGKVTKISGKEITLSLDDESDIRRLQTLSDGAQPLIEVNVHDQREIRADQRKMAYAIFEDIAIFTGSPPDIIKGYMKNGFESTTGIEFSLADTTVEVATAFLSYLISFMFEHRIPFRKGFEPLPENTSFYLYSCIRKRVCAVCGKEHADIHHAVNFVGMGNNRRNVNHLKSKFISLCREHHNEIHVRGLTEFMQHHHVAPIKLKSDTLIRLGLMSKKQVEQFEVE